The following are encoded in a window of Ranitomeya variabilis isolate aRanVar5 chromosome 8, aRanVar5.hap1, whole genome shotgun sequence genomic DNA:
- the LOC143788247 gene encoding protein BTG1-like gives MKTEISTAAVFITRLLRQSGLLEENQLQQFCQSLQESMRDHYKHHWFPQIPCRGSGYRCLRINHKMDPLIGRAAGHIGLSHQRLFQLLPSELTMWVDPFEVSYRIGEDGSICVLYDGSPAVVKPLETHSSCKDALRMGRHSPSKNYSMMTVSS, from the exons ATGAAGACTGAGATCTCCACAGCGGCGGTGTTCATCACCAGGCTCCTCAGACAAAGCGGACTCCTGGAGGAGAACCAGCTGCAACAGTTCTGCCAGTCCTTGCAAGAGTCCATGAGAG ATCATTATAAACATCACTGGTTTCCCCAGATTCCATGCAGAGGATCGGGGTATCGCTGTTTAAGAATCAACCACAAAATGGACCCTTTGATAGGTCGTGCGGCTGGACATATTGGCCTCAGCCATCAGAGACTGTTCCAGCTTCTTCCCAGTGAGCTGACAATGTGGGTCGACCCATTTGAAGTTTCCTATCGCATTGGAGAAGATGGATCTATCTGTGTATTATATGACGGGTCACCAGCGGTGGTCAAGCCTTTGGAGACCCACTCTAGCTGCAAAGATGCACTTCGGATGGGACGGCACAGCCCGTCCAAAAACTACAGCATGATGACGGTTTCTAGTTAA